A single window of Rubripirellula lacrimiformis DNA harbors:
- a CDS encoding DUF4339 domain-containing protein produces MGVRFACHACQKPLHIKQELAGRRGVCPQCSVRFRIPTIDSPTSTPLDTPDANSQSDANSQSDANSQSDANSQFGGPESGQPASPQTAAAVADSASATSRPSASSHPGSSHPAAASKIGLIANDPDANWYIRPPSGGQYGPADGDLLLQWIGEGRVAATALIWRDGWPQWREASEALAEVASTLPVVAEPSPRLGSDSNPAAAAGASKAPTATASLDSTASVAGQSGIGAARRSRSMQRIFWIGLLSLVAIVLVGVLIYLVTGSA; encoded by the coding sequence ATGGGCGTTCGCTTTGCATGCCACGCATGCCAAAAGCCGCTGCACATCAAGCAGGAACTGGCCGGACGGCGTGGCGTATGCCCCCAATGCTCGGTTCGATTCCGAATCCCGACGATCGACAGCCCTACGTCGACGCCGCTGGATACGCCTGATGCGAACTCGCAATCTGATGCGAACTCGCAATCCGATGCGAACTCGCAATCCGATGCGAATTCGCAATTCGGCGGGCCAGAGTCCGGGCAACCGGCATCCCCCCAAACTGCGGCCGCGGTGGCCGATTCCGCATCCGCGACCAGCCGCCCATCGGCCTCCAGTCATCCGGGCTCCAGTCATCCGGCCGCGGCAAGCAAGATCGGCCTGATCGCCAATGACCCGGACGCCAACTGGTACATCCGCCCACCCAGCGGCGGACAATACGGACCGGCCGATGGCGATTTGTTGTTGCAGTGGATCGGGGAAGGCCGCGTGGCGGCAACGGCGTTGATCTGGCGTGACGGTTGGCCCCAATGGCGCGAAGCATCCGAAGCGTTGGCCGAAGTCGCGTCCACATTGCCGGTCGTGGCCGAACCATCGCCGCGTCTCGGCAGCGACTCCAATCCAGCGGCCGCCGCCGGTGCGTCCAAGGCCCCAACCGCTACGGCAAGCCTCGATAGTACGGCATCGGTTGCGGGCCAATCCGGCATCGGCGCGGCTCGTCGATCGCGTTCGATGCAACGAATCTTTTGGATCGGACTGCTATCCTTGGTGGCGATCGTCCTGGTTGGCGTCCTGATTTATCTGGTCACTGGATCGGCCTAA
- the accD gene encoding acetyl-CoA carboxylase, carboxyltransferase subunit beta — MSEETAESESSFSPENPASSNDLVSAPSAVSAENAVPPENAVPPKKRGVPEGLWLKCPGCGASVYKKEVQQRLNVCPKCDYHFYVSAIERIAQVLDEGTFEPMNESLRPMDPLEFSDRRKYSERLIGEQKRTGLTDAAMTGTGMIRARRVAFAVTDSAFIMGSMGSVVGERLARLIERATDDNLPLIIISASGGGARMHEGILSLMQMAKVSAALARYHEAGGLFISVLTNPTMGGVAASFASLGDLVFAEPKALIGFAGPRTIKATIGIELPEGFQTSEFLLEHGYIDRIVMRKSLKSEIARAIDYCGK, encoded by the coding sequence ATGTCTGAGGAAACTGCCGAGTCCGAGAGCTCGTTCTCCCCGGAGAACCCCGCCTCATCCAACGACTTGGTTTCTGCCCCAAGTGCGGTATCTGCTGAAAACGCAGTACCACCTGAAAACGCAGTACCACCGAAAAAACGTGGCGTACCAGAAGGGCTTTGGTTGAAGTGCCCTGGGTGCGGTGCATCGGTCTATAAAAAAGAAGTTCAGCAGCGGCTGAACGTTTGCCCGAAGTGCGATTACCACTTCTACGTTTCAGCGATCGAGCGAATTGCTCAGGTGCTGGACGAGGGCACCTTCGAGCCGATGAACGAGTCGCTTCGGCCGATGGATCCGTTGGAATTTTCGGATCGCCGAAAGTATTCCGAACGGCTGATCGGCGAACAAAAACGCACCGGTCTGACCGATGCTGCGATGACGGGAACCGGCATGATCCGGGCTCGACGCGTCGCCTTCGCAGTCACCGACAGTGCGTTCATCATGGGATCGATGGGCAGCGTCGTCGGCGAACGATTGGCCCGCCTGATCGAACGCGCAACCGACGACAACCTGCCGCTGATCATCATCAGTGCCTCCGGTGGCGGTGCCCGAATGCACGAAGGCATCCTGTCGCTGATGCAAATGGCCAAAGTGTCCGCAGCATTGGCGCGTTACCACGAAGCCGGTGGATTGTTCATCAGCGTGCTGACAAACCCCACGATGGGTGGGGTCGCGGCCAGTTTTGCATCTCTGGGCGACCTTGTCTTTGCCGAACCCAAAGCATTGATTGGATTTGCCGGACCGCGAACAATCAAAGCGACGATCGGGATCGAATTGCCCGAAGGGTTCCAGACCAGCGAATTCCTGCTGGAACACGGCTACATCGATCGAATCGTGATGCGAAAGAGCCTGAAAAGCGAGATTGCTCGCGCGATCGATTACTGCGGAAAGTAA
- a CDS encoding serine/threonine protein kinase: MSLFDSIKSAFSSSGGSTGGRIDVAGRFARQRTAVTGTMANFFVAKDREHDDRMVGVKILDIEKMELFEARFKGLKKPSEGQIAMQMKHPKVVETYEIGTSLKGEPVIVMEYVGGPSLQNIVVQKQEHHVTGRRMMMIRDMAEALKYVHSQGFIHRDICPRNFICLPDTAGVKLIDFGLTVPATPPFMAAGNRTGTPLYMSPEIVRRRPTDKRVDIFSFGVTCYCLICFQHPWQSEMLNGRAALQHDSVPPKDLLTRCPNVDPKLARTIMNALNPDVDKRTADMDQFLSGIRQVEKAFVD, from the coding sequence ATGAGTCTTTTCGATTCGATTAAATCCGCCTTCAGTTCCAGTGGCGGCAGCACAGGCGGCCGAATCGACGTCGCCGGACGCTTCGCGCGTCAACGAACGGCTGTCACAGGCACGATGGCGAACTTTTTCGTCGCCAAGGACCGCGAACACGACGACCGCATGGTCGGTGTCAAAATCCTTGATATCGAAAAGATGGAACTGTTCGAGGCTAGGTTCAAAGGCCTGAAAAAGCCCAGCGAAGGCCAGATTGCGATGCAGATGAAGCATCCCAAAGTGGTTGAAACCTACGAAATCGGTACCTCGCTGAAGGGCGAACCGGTCATCGTGATGGAATACGTCGGCGGCCCCAGCCTGCAGAACATCGTGGTCCAAAAACAGGAACATCACGTCACCGGCCGTCGAATGATGATGATTCGGGACATGGCCGAGGCGTTGAAGTACGTCCACAGCCAGGGATTCATCCACCGCGATATCTGCCCGCGAAACTTCATCTGCCTGCCCGATACCGCGGGCGTCAAACTGATCGACTTTGGGCTGACCGTGCCCGCCACGCCGCCGTTCATGGCGGCCGGCAACCGAACGGGCACGCCGCTGTACATGTCGCCCGAAATCGTGCGACGCCGGCCCACCGACAAACGCGTCGATATCTTTTCGTTCGGTGTCACCTGCTACTGCCTGATCTGTTTCCAGCATCCATGGCAAAGCGAAATGCTGAACGGTCGCGCCGCCCTGCAGCACGACTCGGTCCCGCCAAAGGACCTGTTGACGCGATGCCCCAACGTGGATCCGAAACTGGCGCGGACGATCATGAACGCGCTGAACCCGGACGTGGACAAACGAACCGCCGACATGGACCAGTTCCTAAGCGGGATCCGCCAGGTCGAAAAAGCATTCGTCGACTAG
- a CDS encoding RecQ family ATP-dependent DNA helicase — MNSPRQLLKSCFGYDRFRGSQAEVIDHVMSGRHAMVVMPTGMGKSVCYQIPALAMPDDQGDLVLVLSPLIALMHDQVGSLVRRGIDAAYINSSLDRSTRQQRYDDVSKGRYRLLYVTPERFRKADFCDVLAKRNVRLLAIDEAHCVSQWGHDFRPDYSRIQQIRKQLGDPVTIALTATATSECRSDIYRQMGIAPGDIRLFHEGIDRPNLKLDVQPVFDEDEKIDVIAETLADPVYRGGSVIVYFSLIKTLERFSDALMRRGVDHVTYHGDLPRGKRRRIQDEFMTGDADVVLATPAFGMGVDKEDIRMVIHAETPGSIESYYQEIGRAGRDGRPSLCRWLYEQSDLMTQMQFIEWSNPDASFYSRLYTAIGEHPEQCKAFGLQWLNDRLQRVSRHDHRLDTAIAMLDRHGVIAGPREPECFEIQEPLPAYFTDDEALGEKKRRDQQRLYAMVQLAAEEGDRKEFLNRYFMGDSEPIADDE; from the coding sequence ATGAACTCACCTCGCCAATTGCTGAAGTCCTGTTTCGGCTACGACCGATTCCGCGGCAGCCAGGCCGAAGTGATTGATCATGTGATGTCTGGCCGGCATGCGATGGTGGTGATGCCGACGGGCATGGGCAAATCGGTCTGTTATCAGATCCCGGCACTGGCGATGCCTGACGACCAGGGCGATCTGGTGTTGGTCTTGTCGCCGCTGATTGCTTTGATGCACGACCAGGTCGGTTCCTTGGTGCGTCGCGGAATTGACGCCGCTTACATCAATTCATCGCTGGATCGATCGACTCGCCAACAACGCTACGACGATGTTTCCAAGGGGCGGTACCGGTTGCTGTATGTGACCCCCGAGCGGTTTCGGAAAGCTGATTTTTGTGATGTCTTGGCCAAGCGGAATGTGCGGTTGTTGGCGATCGACGAAGCCCATTGTGTCAGCCAGTGGGGGCATGATTTTCGCCCCGATTATTCCCGGATCCAACAGATTCGAAAACAGTTGGGCGATCCGGTTACGATCGCGCTGACCGCGACGGCGACCAGCGAATGCCGAAGCGATATCTATCGCCAAATGGGAATTGCCCCCGGCGACATCCGGTTGTTCCACGAAGGGATTGATCGTCCCAATTTGAAGCTGGATGTTCAGCCCGTCTTTGACGAAGACGAAAAGATCGACGTGATCGCTGAAACCTTGGCCGATCCGGTTTACCGCGGTGGCAGCGTGATCGTTTACTTTTCGCTGATCAAAACCCTGGAACGATTCAGTGATGCCCTGATGCGGCGCGGGGTCGATCATGTGACCTATCACGGCGATCTACCGCGGGGCAAACGGCGACGCATTCAGGACGAATTCATGACCGGTGATGCCGATGTCGTGTTGGCCACGCCGGCCTTTGGGATGGGGGTCGATAAAGAAGACATTCGGATGGTGATTCATGCCGAGACGCCCGGGTCGATCGAATCGTATTATCAAGAGATCGGACGGGCCGGTCGGGATGGCCGGCCTAGCCTGTGTCGTTGGTTGTACGAACAGTCCGACCTGATGACCCAGATGCAGTTCATCGAATGGTCCAATCCGGATGCCAGTTTCTATAGCCGCCTCTACACGGCGATTGGCGAACATCCGGAACAGTGCAAGGCATTCGGGTTGCAGTGGCTTAATGACCGCCTGCAGCGGGTCAGTCGTCACGATCATCGATTGGACACCGCGATCGCGATGTTGGACCGACACGGCGTCATCGCAGGTCCGCGAGAACCGGAGTGTTTCGAAATCCAAGAGCCGCTGCCGGCGTACTTTACCGATGACGAGGCGCTGGGGGAAAAGAAACGCCGCGACCAACAGCGTCTGTACGCGATGGTTCAATTGGCGGCCGAAGAAGGCGATCGAAAAGAGTTCCTGAATCGCTACTTCATGGGCGATTCAGAGCCCATCGCAGATGATGAATAG
- a CDS encoding GspE/PulE family protein, whose protein sequence is MSTDDRVDFEPIEGETEAAPPEVYAANLIEWAIERHASDLFVSDSEHCVIVAIRRLGKIERVRQLARAYGKRLQGHLRVIANADAGETLRPCDGRGVLTTPNGNTVDVRLSSLPTLYGQDVAVRLFDPVRGARSLDNLGFDPEELAVIQDLIHRPSGLVLVAGPVASGKSSTLYSAIQALNDGTRKIHTLEDPIEHSLPGVMQTQVNLKAGLDFADLLSAVLRHSPDVIMVGEIRDSRTASTAVRAGASGQLVLATIHAKSSAEAIDAMLQYDTKPKFLAGALIGVINQRLLRQLCPRCRTPVHQVDLDIGERIGSRLDNRPPRLFEAVGCDECFGAGFASLACAPEIMRIDRALADAIGNSASAQELESLAVQRGMLCLAEVVAARVLRGDTTAFEGNRSVADPLLANLAAVAQG, encoded by the coding sequence ATGAGCACCGATGACCGAGTGGACTTTGAACCGATCGAAGGCGAAACGGAAGCCGCCCCGCCCGAAGTCTATGCCGCCAACCTGATTGAATGGGCGATTGAACGACACGCCAGCGACCTGTTTGTTTCCGATTCCGAACACTGCGTCATCGTGGCAATCCGGCGACTTGGAAAGATTGAACGCGTCCGCCAACTGGCTCGCGCCTATGGCAAGCGATTGCAGGGACACCTGCGGGTCATCGCGAACGCGGATGCCGGCGAAACGTTGCGTCCGTGTGATGGCCGCGGCGTGCTGACGACACCCAACGGAAACACGGTGGACGTCCGGCTCAGCAGCCTGCCGACTCTGTACGGCCAAGACGTTGCCGTCCGGCTGTTCGACCCCGTCCGCGGTGCTCGATCGCTCGACAATCTTGGATTCGACCCGGAGGAACTCGCGGTGATCCAAGATCTGATCCACCGGCCTTCCGGGTTGGTGCTGGTCGCCGGCCCGGTTGCCAGCGGCAAATCCAGCACACTGTATTCAGCAATCCAAGCGCTCAACGACGGCACTCGCAAGATCCATACGCTCGAGGACCCGATCGAACATTCGCTGCCCGGCGTGATGCAGACGCAGGTGAACCTGAAAGCCGGGCTGGATTTCGCGGACTTGTTGTCTGCCGTTCTTCGCCATAGCCCGGATGTCATCATGGTTGGCGAGATCCGAGACTCACGCACCGCATCGACGGCGGTCCGGGCGGGTGCCAGTGGCCAATTGGTTTTGGCGACCATCCATGCGAAAAGCAGTGCCGAAGCGATCGACGCGATGCTGCAATACGACACCAAACCAAAGTTTCTGGCCGGGGCATTGATCGGCGTCATCAATCAACGCTTGTTGCGGCAACTGTGCCCACGCTGCCGAACCCCGGTGCATCAGGTTGACTTGGATATCGGCGAACGGATTGGATCGCGATTGGACAATCGACCGCCCCGTCTGTTCGAAGCCGTCGGCTGTGACGAGTGCTTTGGTGCCGGCTTTGCATCCCTGGCCTGCGCCCCGGAAATCATGCGAATCGATCGCGCACTGGCCGACGCGATCGGCAACAGCGCATCGGCGCAAGAACTGGAATCGCTCGCCGTCCAGCGCGGCATGCTGTGCCTTGCCGAGGTGGTCGCAGCCAGGGTCTTGCGAGGCGACACAACCGCCTTCGAAGGCAATCGCAGCGTCGCCGATCCGCTACTAGCCAACCTAGCCGCAGTCGCCCAAGGCTAG
- the rpoC gene encoding DNA-directed RNA polymerase subunit beta' produces MSNGETSNYDRINDYASVRISLARPQDIKGWSFGEVKKPETINYRTYRPEKDGLFCERIFGPEKDWECACGKYRGMKYKGMICDRCGVKVTHSRVRRKRMGHIELAAPVVHIWFFKAMPSRLGNLLDMKTSSLEKVIYFQDYVVIDPGTTDLEPRQLLTEEEYRAARQQYGDGSFEADMGAEAVRKLLNLLDLVTLSEQLRIDLVETGSKQKKKDLINRLKIVESIRDSDNRPEWMVLDVVPVIPPDLRPLVLLDSGNFATSDLNDLYRRIINRNNRLRKLVDLNAPEVIIRNEKRMLQQSVDALFDNNRCKRPVLGSSNRPLKSLTDMIKGKQGRFRENLLGKRVDYSARSVIVVGPRLKLHQCGLPKKIALELYQPFIIRRLKELGHADTIKSAKKMLERKDEEVWDILEQVITNHPVLLNRAPTLHRMGIQAFEPVLVEGNAIHLHPLVCKGFNADFDGDQMAVHLPLSIEAQVEAHTLMMSTNNVFAPSNGKPIMSPSQDIVMGCYYMTAEMPDQRGEGMIFSGYDEVDLAFAQGAIAVHAKIKMRLPKFQRLKTENGDGKYGDIIDTTPGRVRFNEMLPDGMDYYNQPMKSGDLALAISDCYQRLGRRATIHLLDDMMQTGFRESTRSGLSFATDDLVTPDTKTDFIKKAEKEVMKLKKSYERGLMTGAERYNHVLDEWTSARELITTDMMQAMKNDIREGGWYINPVYLMSHSGARGGIEQIRQLAGMRGLMAKPTGEIIETPIKANFREGLSVLEYFSSTHGARKGLADTALKTADSGYLTRKLADVAQNVVITMNDCGTTQGITKGVVYRGEKVEVSLVDSINGRVSRQSIVNPVTDEVIVRENEMITPDIARNIESMGLEKIQVRTPMTCDAPLGVCRCCYGMDMSTGTLVEEGMAVGIIAAQSIGEPGTQLTMRTFHIGGSVNKQSVESDIKSKRSGEVRLTRMRAVENTEGVPIVLNRNGEIALVDDRGREIESYPVPTGAAIRVKEGEKVNEGTVLCEWNPYSIPILSEVNGKLRFEDIVEGETMRVEREASGNVRMLIMDHKGDLHPQMVVEDADGKALHVEYLPERAMIIAKGGDMIVAGTVLAEMPREGGGVSDITGGLPRVTEIFEARKPKDPAVIAEVDGEVEILAERKRGKRTIIVRSESGIEREHLVPHGKHFQVHSGDFVKAGQALVEGPLVPHDILRVSGEEAVQQYLLHEIQQVYQSQKVEINDKHCEIIIARMLRKVKIESAGDTNLLPGSVMDRFHFRQANDELAKCLRVVKPGASDFHEGQIIPKEVFEQTNAEIEAMGGDPAKGKRPKSATASTQLLGITKAAVQSNSFISAASFQETTKVLTEAALAGKVDKLVGLKENVILGHLIPAGTGFRIFQESEVNYRREALEELASAPVQSLEESFPLLNADEGAAPSPASPSPAAEMPAAEAPADMPSDQTLDQLLGGGQDPA; encoded by the coding sequence ATGTCAAATGGCGAAACCAGCAACTACGATCGCATCAACGACTACGCTTCGGTACGCATCTCGCTTGCCCGCCCGCAAGACATCAAAGGGTGGTCGTTCGGCGAAGTAAAGAAGCCCGAAACGATCAACTACCGTACCTACCGTCCCGAAAAAGACGGGCTGTTCTGTGAACGGATTTTCGGCCCTGAAAAGGACTGGGAATGTGCCTGCGGCAAGTACCGCGGCATGAAGTACAAGGGCATGATCTGCGACCGCTGTGGTGTGAAAGTCACTCACAGTCGTGTCCGTCGTAAACGGATGGGCCACATCGAATTGGCCGCTCCCGTTGTTCACATTTGGTTCTTCAAGGCGATGCCGTCGCGCTTGGGCAACCTGTTGGACATGAAGACCAGTTCGCTTGAAAAGGTCATCTATTTCCAAGACTACGTGGTCATCGATCCCGGCACGACCGACTTGGAACCGCGTCAACTGTTGACCGAAGAAGAGTACCGCGCCGCTCGCCAACAGTACGGTGACGGTTCGTTCGAAGCCGACATGGGTGCCGAAGCGGTACGCAAACTGTTGAACCTGTTGGACCTGGTCACGCTGTCCGAACAGCTTCGGATCGACCTGGTGGAAACCGGATCGAAACAGAAAAAGAAAGACCTGATCAACCGCCTGAAGATCGTGGAATCGATCCGTGACAGCGACAACCGTCCCGAGTGGATGGTGTTGGACGTCGTGCCCGTGATTCCTCCGGATTTGCGTCCGTTGGTGTTGCTGGACAGCGGTAACTTCGCAACGTCCGACTTGAACGATCTGTATCGCCGGATCATCAACCGTAACAACCGACTGCGTAAGCTTGTCGATTTGAACGCGCCGGAAGTCATCATTCGCAACGAAAAGCGAATGCTGCAGCAGTCCGTCGATGCGTTGTTCGACAACAACCGTTGCAAGCGTCCCGTGTTGGGTTCGTCGAACCGACCGCTGAAATCCTTGACCGACATGATCAAGGGGAAACAAGGTCGTTTCCGCGAAAACCTGCTCGGCAAGCGAGTCGATTACTCGGCACGTAGCGTGATCGTGGTCGGTCCACGCTTGAAGCTGCACCAGTGCGGATTGCCCAAGAAGATCGCGTTGGAACTGTACCAGCCCTTCATCATCCGTCGCCTGAAAGAGCTCGGCCACGCCGACACGATCAAGTCGGCCAAGAAGATGCTGGAACGCAAAGACGAAGAGGTTTGGGATATCCTGGAACAGGTCATCACCAATCACCCCGTCTTGCTGAACCGGGCACCGACGTTGCACCGGATGGGCATCCAAGCGTTTGAACCGGTATTGGTCGAAGGCAACGCGATTCACTTGCACCCATTGGTTTGCAAGGGTTTCAACGCCGACTTTGACGGTGACCAGATGGCCGTTCACTTGCCGCTTTCGATCGAAGCGCAAGTCGAAGCCCACACTTTGATGATGTCGACCAACAACGTGTTCGCGCCAAGTAATGGCAAGCCGATCATGTCGCCGTCGCAGGACATCGTCATGGGTTGCTACTACATGACCGCCGAAATGCCCGACCAGCGTGGCGAAGGCATGATCTTCTCGGGGTACGACGAAGTCGACTTGGCATTCGCCCAAGGCGCCATCGCCGTGCATGCGAAGATCAAGATGCGTCTGCCCAAGTTCCAACGCTTGAAAACCGAAAACGGTGACGGCAAGTATGGCGACATCATCGACACCACTCCGGGCCGTGTTCGTTTCAACGAAATGCTTCCCGACGGCATGGACTATTACAACCAGCCGATGAAGAGCGGTGACTTGGCACTTGCCATTAGCGATTGCTACCAACGCTTGGGCCGTCGTGCGACGATCCACTTGTTGGACGACATGATGCAAACGGGTTTCCGCGAATCGACGCGAAGTGGTTTGTCGTTCGCGACGGATGACTTGGTGACGCCGGACACCAAGACGGACTTCATCAAGAAGGCCGAAAAAGAAGTCATGAAGCTGAAGAAGTCGTACGAACGCGGGCTGATGACCGGGGCCGAACGATACAACCACGTGCTGGACGAATGGACGTCGGCTCGCGAGTTGATCACCACGGACATGATGCAGGCGATGAAGAACGACATCCGCGAAGGCGGCTGGTACATCAACCCGGTGTACTTGATGTCGCACTCGGGTGCTCGGGGCGGTATCGAACAGATCCGTCAATTGGCCGGTATGCGTGGTTTGATGGCGAAGCCAACCGGCGAAATCATCGAAACACCTATTAAGGCTAACTTCCGCGAAGGCCTGTCGGTGTTGGAATACTTCTCGTCGACGCACGGTGCTCGAAAGGGTCTGGCCGATACGGCACTGAAGACAGCCGACTCGGGGTACCTGACTCGGAAACTGGCCGACGTGGCACAGAACGTGGTCATCACGATGAACGACTGTGGCACCACCCAAGGGATCACCAAGGGTGTTGTCTACCGCGGCGAAAAGGTCGAAGTCAGTTTGGTTGATTCGATCAATGGTCGGGTCAGTCGCCAATCGATCGTGAACCCAGTGACCGACGAAGTGATCGTTCGCGAGAACGAAATGATCACTCCGGACATCGCTCGTAACATCGAAAGCATGGGGCTGGAAAAGATCCAGGTTCGGACTCCGATGACCTGCGACGCTCCGCTAGGGGTTTGCCGTTGCTGTTACGGGATGGACATGTCGACCGGTACGTTGGTCGAAGAGGGCATGGCCGTCGGAATCATCGCTGCCCAATCGATTGGTGAACCCGGAACTCAGTTGACCATGCGTACGTTCCACATTGGTGGATCGGTGAATAAGCAGTCGGTTGAATCGGACATCAAGAGCAAGCGTTCCGGCGAAGTTCGTCTGACCCGGATGCGTGCGGTTGAAAACACCGAGGGTGTGCCAATCGTGCTGAACCGCAACGGTGAAATCGCGTTGGTCGACGACCGTGGTCGCGAAATCGAATCCTACCCAGTGCCGACCGGTGCTGCGATTCGTGTCAAAGAAGGCGAAAAAGTCAACGAAGGCACCGTGCTTTGCGAATGGAACCCGTATTCGATTCCGATTCTGTCGGAAGTCAACGGGAAGCTGCGTTTCGAAGACATCGTCGAAGGCGAAACGATGCGTGTCGAACGTGAAGCCAGCGGCAACGTTCGCATGCTGATCATGGATCACAAGGGTGACCTGCACCCACAAATGGTGGTCGAAGACGCCGACGGCAAGGCTTTGCACGTCGAATACCTGCCGGAACGTGCCATGATCATCGCCAAGGGTGGCGACATGATCGTCGCCGGTACGGTGTTGGCTGAAATGCCTCGTGAAGGTGGTGGTGTGTCGGACATCACCGGTGGTCTGCCTCGTGTGACCGAGATTTTCGAAGCTCGGAAGCCCAAGGATCCAGCCGTTATCGCCGAAGTCGACGGTGAAGTCGAAATCTTGGCCGAACGCAAACGTGGCAAGCGAACGATTATCGTCCGCAGCGAATCGGGGATCGAACGCGAACACTTGGTGCCGCACGGGAAGCACTTCCAAGTGCACAGTGGTGACTTCGTGAAGGCTGGTCAAGCTTTGGTCGAAGGCCCATTGGTCCCGCACGACATCCTGCGTGTTTCGGGCGAAGAAGCCGTTCAGCAGTACTTGCTGCACGAAATTCAACAGGTTTACCAATCGCAGAAGGTCGAAATTAACGACAAGCACTGCGAAATCATCATCGCCCGGATGCTTCGTAAGGTGAAGATCGAATCGGCCGGTGACACCAACCTGTTGCCCGGCAGCGTGATGGACCGGTTCCACTTCCGCCAAGCCAACGACGAACTCGCCAAGTGCTTGCGAGTCGTGAAGCCTGGGGCAAGTGATTTCCACGAAGGTCAGATCATTCCCAAGGAAGTGTTCGAGCAAACCAACGCTGAAATCGAAGCGATGGGCGGAGACCCTGCCAAGGGCAAACGGCCCAAGAGTGCGACCGCTAGTACTCAGTTGCTAGGGATCACCAAGGCTGCCGTTCAGTCGAACAGTTTCATCTCGGCAGCGTCGTTCCAAGAAACCACCAAGGTGTTGACCGAAGCGGCATTGGCCGGCAAGGTCGACAAGTTGGTTGGTTTGAAGGAAAACGTCATCCTGGGGCACTTGATCCCGGCCGGTACCGGTTTCCGAATCTTCCAAGAATCGGAAGTCAACTACCGCCGCGAAGCACTCGAGGAACTGGCCAGTGCACCTGTCCAGAGCCTGGAAGAAAGCTTCCCGCTGTTGAATGCTGATGAAGGTGCGGCTCCATCGCCTGCATCACCATCGCCAGCCGCAGAGATGCCAGCTGCCGAAGCACCCGCCGATATGCCTAGCGATCAAACGCTGGACCAGTTGTTGGGTGGCGGACAGGATCCTGCCTAA